From the Hordeum vulgare subsp. vulgare chromosome 1H, MorexV3_pseudomolecules_assembly, whole genome shotgun sequence genome, the window TGGAACTCTCTAGAACGCATATATGCATTTGATTGCATGTCTTTCCCTAACTGGTCACCCGTGGCAGTCATCTCCATCACCAACAGAGCAGGGGTTGCATTTCCAAAGCCTTTTCCCGCAAACACATCCACAttgggcaaaattgacaaaaatgacccgtgGGGAAAAGAACTCACGGAATGACTCTTCAGAGAAAATATGTCACCCGGTTGATCCTTTTATGTGGCGTCcaacgccacactacactgtgtgacgcctagccgtttGGCGCCACACACCCCGACCACCTGGCAAGGAgggcccaccccccaggccgtgtgacgcctaagcctcaggcgtcacacattgtaatgtgtggcgccgaacgcttaggcgccacacattgacttaactggccacgggccagccccctccccaccccctcctccagcCCCCTCTCTCAGCCACTGgcccctccctcaaatccttctTTAAATCAtcaaatctgaaggtttggaccgggcatttgttgtccaatcactctcctaaggtaatccccacctctcccctcattctcatccaaagaaaaatcttttgtggtctttttttgcaaatttaaggaaaccctagtttttcataaAATATGaaatgtatatgatattgttgtatttgtttgtatgttaggataaggggtatgatggggtcaggattagggttgtttggatgtttgcatgatggttgttttagggttaggctagggttaggctatggttaggctagggttagggatgtttggttgtgttagggttatgatggggttagggttatggttgtttggaagttaggctagggttattgtaattgtatgattgcttataaaaaagttctatgttttgttgtttagggatgagaagaacatgtgtttatattcatcacgtggacaaagatgcctttttaaaaggcaatattgatccggacccggatgagcttgacatagTGTTCaatttgtgtcctagctatggtgaattattggaacaagtccgaaaggatttgaattggatggaccctagtgatgtagttgagtttgatggtaggcataatgtagGATTCGGAATACActttcgttggaagaccatgcgtgtcaacttcgagcaacgttggcttgcatacaaggatacgttggccgaatcactagacaaggctctagagttatttgccatcaaaataaatgttcctaacttgttggatttgaaccgggttgcctcttcgattgttgaagctattcctgcacccatcaacgaaaaggcgaacattgaacctctttcttgtgtcgatgaggccaacgaagaggtcaacattgaacatgaaccattggtagaggctaatgatgagcacgatgatgatgagaatgatggtaatgtttttcatgacaacaatcttggtgatttgaacaaatataatttgcaagagacaatggaccattctattagacaatggaccattctattTCGTATTCACGTGGctatgcctctgagtctgacgatgGGAGTcctgatgaagaagttgatgaggaagggttcacggcaaaggaggctgaagctttcacgaaggtattaaagcgtgatcaccggacaccattgttcgaggatcttagccttgcggatgaagccgtggttgacggaggcgaaggcatattgtttggagttaggccaccttctcattggaacacacatgggaagaatattattttgccggggtcaaagttcgaaacattctttgaactgaagatgtggttggatggatattctgttacgcattataggccacacaaagttgttcattcaaacatgaagttgcgttacacggttgcatgtgaggatagagggtgtccttggatcgtccgtgcaagaccatggaaaggagggccaggatgaaacattgtcagttgtatgcctcacatgtgtcgaggcaagagggttgatggtgccctttcgtcgcaaatccatagacaactcacctccgagttcatcgtttataggctttccaactctatctcctctcttcctacaatgagcataaaaagcgtacaagatcttgtgaaagccctctttcactacgaggtgaaatatggtaaggcatggaaagcaaagcaagccgcattcaagatgttgtatggtgattgggaggaagcatacaaccgcatacctaggttgttgggagctattgcccacactaacctgggcatggttcatgtggtcgagccgtatgggagaaaacaaggattctcaatggaaatagggtccgcgtatttggccgtgcattttgggcatttgagcaatgtgtgagggctttccaACACTGTCGTCTTGTCATCTCCATTGATGAcacgtttttgaccggacaattcaaaggcactttgttggttgcaatagcaagtgatgccaataaccggttaatgcctttggcttttgctttggttgaggcagagaacaatgttaactgagaatggttcttgcatattttgagaaccaaagtattaccgtttgagagggaaatatgtgtcatatcggatcaccatcaaggcatacttaacgcagttgacattgtcattcccggccatgctcctttgcatcatcgatggtgcatgaggcatttctgtgcaaacttctatcgggcatgtggtagcaaggagttggcggatgatcttcgagattgttgtcaagcattttcgAACAAAtgatttgcaagattgtacaatgctttgcttgtaaacaaaaaacttgatgcaggtgggcttgagtttctgaataggcacattgaacttcgggccaagtgggtacgagcttatgacgaagatggtcgaagatatggtcaaatgacaagtaacatggcagaatgctttaaccgggtgttgaagggtgtccgtgcgttgccggtgacgacaatagttcaatacacattcgacaagttgagagcatacctaaagtactcgcaagaaacagatgatcaaattgcgggagagaacaagaaaaagtataagtaccagtttccaccaaaggttgacaaatggatggtatttcaatcacggaaggctgactcccaaacggctacccgtttccaccaaaggttgaaaaattgatgcatcacacgacgcgggagatgaaactcaaccgcccaattgcatataaggggacaacgcattaggcaaagatgtttttcctgcacgcatagtggttgagctcgaacgtgtgtgcatcaccaaagtttggcccgacaccatatggctgccattccacctacaacacaacataaaaggCATAATTtattttactcacaacataaaagctggaagtcaactctgaaaccatcttacctgctcggggtaagcgaatccatctcgttggtgtattgcttgtacaataggttcacttcgcttgccacctccgataccaagtctcacttgtaagcccatgcaggttgccgtacagggttgccatggtcatcccaggtattccactgTGAGCTTTTAGGGCGTCTAACAGGTAGGCGTTTccagctccatactgaaagtaggagcatacaaccaccaactccaccgtcctttgtcgtcctgcgacaagcatcatccaactacaagtaacaacaaacatgcatcagtttagcagaaaaagataacagagagtacttaatactaacaatttattacctgccgatacaagtaagccagtgcggccgagccccagctgaacttgttgtcgaaaacagtcaacGCCTTTAGCCACATCCATCGAGCATTCTTGCCAGTGCCGTCagcaaagatagtcctagagatgacgtaccacatgtatacgcgagcatacctctggatcacctcgtcatctgcgtcctcaggacaatgagcaaagttcgcggcaatccaagtgaaaggagcgccggtcgggactctatctttcttccctccatcttctacctccggctcctgcgacgacataccaataagagcctccatttgttgccgccatccctcggaatcagtgctcatacaaagaggcttcccctcgatcgaAAGTGCGgcgatcatggaaacatcttgaagactaaccgtcatctctccggtccggaggtgaaaactatgtgtctccggcctccaatGATCAATAAGTGTTGTGACTGCCGCAGCGTTCAGATTgggcgttgaccgactcacaagatgcacgaatggaaggagtcctgtcatctcgatgtatggggtgtaccgctcatcgtactgcattacagacgatggcccatgagaccggatcttcaaggacgtaagctcctgcaaacagataggagaagaagatatcaagtgcttattacattttcaaaaaattactcatctactaatcattttctacttaccattttcttctccgacatgaaataggtccggtgttcaacgtcataaacattattcagaagccacaccatcctacaaatcacaaaaaaatactcatattcaaaaaattactcataTACTAACCCACTAATctacatatcctaactactcaaatcctaagagctcatatgaactactactactcatatactcatatactaactacaaatatgaactactactactcatatactcatatactaactactaatactaactactaatacaagctactaatactaactactaatactaactattaatactaactactaatatgaactactactactcatatacttatatactaactactaatatacTAACTCCtaatactcatatactaactactcaaattctaagaactcatatcctaactagtcaaatcctaagaacctactcaaatcaatctactcaacaaaaacctattacacttggatagaaggatgggaaacgGAAGGGATGGGGGAGGAGATTACCTTGGGGGTCAATTCAaggaagaaatcaccagatctgaaggagatgggggaggggattagggattCGAAGAGAGACAGCCGTCGCCGTTgctgtttgaatgagggaggggaatggggagggggtggggagggggctggcccgtgaccagttaagtcaatgtgtggcgcctaagcgttcggcgtcacacgttacaatgtgtgacgcctgaggcttaggtgtcacacggcctgggggatgggccctccctgccaggtggtcgggggtgtggcgccgaacggctaggcgACACACAgtatagtgtggcgcctaggtgtcaggCGCCACACAAAAAGGTCAGCCGGGTGACATATTTTTTTTTAAGGGATCACTCCTTGAGTTCTTTTCCCGAGggatcatttttgtcaattttgcctccACATTGATGATTGACCACAGCTTGGTCCCAGCCGCAAGACGGCTCAAGGACGGTGTCCTGTGGCCGTCGACGTCCCGCATGTGTTTCGCGAACTGGCAGTGACAGTGCCGTTGTGTGCGATCGATCGGTTCTGTGGGTCAATCATGGTGACAGCTCATTTTACTACATCGGTGGCCGACAACGACCGTCGGGGCCGGGCTCATGTGTGCACGTACGTACACGACACATGAACGTTGGTTTCTTGCTCCGCCGTGATGCACGGGTTGCTCTGGCATGCACGATGGATTCCAGGTCTACTCACGACCTCACCTCACATAAACGAATTCGATGCTGAGTCACAATGTCTCACTAGCTGAAGAATGTGGAAGTCCACTTCTGAGTTTAATTTTCGTTCGTCAAATACACAGGGTACTTCTCTGAAACTAATGCCGGTAAAATGCGTATTTGTTTGCAGTGCGagagcatggtggcggtggagcggcGGCTGAAAGAGCTGGACATCCCGTACATCCAGCGGTGCGTGGAGGAGGGCGGCATCTACGTGGACCAGATCTTCTTCCACGACCCTGACGGCTTCATGATCGAGATCTGCAACTGCGACAACCTCCCGGTCGTCCCGCTCGTCGACCAGACTTTAGCCATGGCCGCCTGCAAGAGGATTCCCTCCGTCAAGCAACAGCAGCTGCCCATGAGTGCGGCACAAGCGCCCCCTGCTCCGGCGGCAGTGGCCACACAGTGCATTCCGGCGCCAAACCCGGCGATGCAGCGCGTCggcggcgaggaggtggcgcATATATCGTGCGCGTAAGGGGTGGGAGGCCCGGCCGCTGAATGGTGGCGCGCTCCGTGGAGTCGTGGTTTTTGTACATTGATATGAGAGTGTGCGTATGAATAAAGTGTGGGCAGCAGGGTGTAGTTTCTGTTGGCTTTTAAACCGGAGATCAAATAATCGCAATCACCGAAGATCTACAACGTTTAAACCGGAGATCAAATAATCGCAATCACCGAAGATCTACAACGTGTACTTGCAAgctagcaagcacacaagcaactgGATGGTTGCACTTTCGTGGTATACAAGTACGTGAGTATCATCAACTCGTAACTTGGCAGCGTCGACGAAACTGTGAACAAAAGGAATCGGACGTGTAAACAAAAGGAATCGGTGGCCGCAGGCTCGTATCGAGCCTGTTAACTTTGTCTTTTCGTTTTTCTGATGCTACAAGCAACATCCTAAGGTGTCTTTTATATACATCCACaaaggactatggaaatagattaGGACTAGGTACCCTAATACTACTAGAACTCGGTTTGGTTTGGTTTTTTTCCTAATCCTATGTGTACAGGACAACGTGATTAACTCACATTCATCCCCTAATCACGATGTCCTTACTTTCAACCTAGGTCCCAAACACGATTGCTGCTTCTCATAATTGTTATTATCGGCATGGCCTTTGTCGTCCCTTGCAACATTTTATGGACCGTCTTTATTTTCGTCGGCTCGTCCGTAGCTCGATGACAACACTCCTTTTTGATCGTGTCTTCAATCTTCACCTCTTCTTCGGTGCTTTGTAGACTGTCCCTTAGATCATCGAGGGCACATCTTTTGAACCTCAGCGTGACCATACTTTGAATTTCAAGCTCTTGACGCTTGCATcagcccgtaaagtgccttcttgagcttgtcaacTTTCGGTTGTtcgtctttcttctcgtagctGAGGGGTTGTTCTACATACActccttctgtgagatcgccgttgaggaaagtgtTGAGGAAcggcgcatgggaaacaaaaattttcctacgcgcacgaagacctatcatggtgatgtccatctacgagaggggatgagtgatctacgtacccttataggtcgtacagcagaagcgttagagaacgcggttgatgtagtggaacgtcctcacgtccctcgatccgccccgcgaacaatcccgcgatcagtcccacgatctagtaccgaacagacggcacctccgcgttcagcacacgtacagctcgacgatgatctcggccttcttgatccagcaagagagacggagaggtagaagagttctccgacagcgtgacggcgctccggaggttggtgatgatcttgtctcagcagggctccgcccgagctccgcagaaacgcgatctagaggaaaaactatggaggtatgtggtcgggctgccgtgggaaagtcgtttcaaatcagccctaattgctccatatatatagaaggagggaggggggaccttgccttggggtccaaggaccctcaaggggtcggccgagccaagggggaggactctcccccccccccaaaccgagttggactaggtttggtgggagggagtcctcctcccttcccacctcctccctcttttttttcttttcctttgattctttatccttggcgcatagacccctttggggctgtcccaccagcccactaagggttggtgtgtctccccaaagcctatgggcttccccggggtgggttgcccccccggtgaactcctggaacccattcgtcatttccggtacattcccggtaactccgaaaatcttccggtaatcaaatgaggtcatcctatatatcaatcttcgtttccggaccattctggaaaccctcgtgacgtccgtgatctcatccgggactccgaacaacattcggtaaccaaccatataactcaaatacgcaaaaaacaacgtcgaaccttaagtgtgcagaccctgcgggttcgagaactatgtagacatgacccgagagactcctcggtcaatatccaatagcgggacctggatgcccatattggatcctacatattctatgaagatcttatcgtttgaacctcagttccaaggattcgtataatcccgtatgtcattccctttgtccttcgatatgttacttgcccgagattcgatcgtcagtatccatatacctatttcaatctcgtttaccggcaagtctctttactcattccgtaatacaagatcccgcaacttacactaagttacattgcttgcaaggcttgtgtgtgatgttgtattaccgagtgggccccgagatacctctccgtcacacggagtgacaaatcccagtcttgatccatactaactcaactaacaccttcggagatacctgtagagcatctttatagtcacccagttacgttgcgatgtttgatacacacaaagcattcctctggtgtcagtgagttatatgatctcacggtcataggaataaatacttgacacgcagaaaacagtagcaacaaaatgacacgatcaacatgctacgtctattagtttgggtctagtccatcacgtgattctcccaatgacgtgatccagttatcaagcaacaacaccttgttcataatcagaagacactgactatcattgatcaactggctagccaactagaggcatactagggacggtgttttgtctatgtatccacacatgtaaatgagtcttcattcaatacaattatagcatggataataaactattatcttgatacaggaattataataataactatacatttattattgcctttagggcataattccaacagtctcccacttgcactagagtcaataatctagccctcacatcaccatgtgaattacattgtaataaatctaacacccatacagttctattgtcgatcatgttttggccgtggaagaggtttagtcagcgggtctgctacattcagatccgtgtgcactttgcatatatttacgtcctccttctcgacgtagtcgcggatgaggttgaagcgtcgtttgatgtgtctggtcttcttgtgaaaccttggttcctttgctaaggaaatggcaccagtgttgtcacagaacaaggttattggatccagtgcacttggcaccactccaagatccgtcatgaactgcttcatccagacaccctccttagccgcctccgaggcagccatgtactccgcttcacatgtagaatatgctacgacgctttgcttggaactgcaccagcttactgcacccccattaagaataaatacgtatccggtctgcgacttagagtcgtccggatccgtatcaaagcttgcatcgacgtaaccttttacggcgagctcttcgtcacctccatacacgagaaacatctccttagtccttttcaggtacttcaggatattcttgaccgctgtccagtgatccactcctggattactctggaaccttcctgccatacttatggccaggctaacatccggtctagtgcacaacattgcatacatgatagaacctatggctgaagcataggggacggagcgcatatgctctctatcttcatcagttgctgggcactgagttttactcaatctcgtaccttgtaacactggcaagaaccctttcttggactgttccattttgaacctcttcaaaactttatcaaggtatgtgctttgtgaaagtcctatcaggcgttttgatctatccctatagatcttaatgcctagaatgtaagcagcttctcctaggtccttcatagagaaacttttattcaagtaaccttttatgctctccaaaagctctagttgtttccaatcagtaatatgtcatccacatataatattagaaacgccacagagctcccactcactttcttgtaaatacaagattctccaaccacttgtataaacccaaatgctttgatcacctcatcaaagcgtttgttccaactccgagatgcttgcaccagtccataaatggatcgctggagtttgcacaccttgtcagcatttttaggatcgacaaaaccttcgggttgcatcatatacaactcttccttaaggaaaccgttaaggaacgccgttttgacatccatctgccagatttcataatcgaaaaatgcagctattgctaacatgattttgacggacttaagcatcgctacgggtgagaaagtctcattgtagtcaactcctggaacttgtgaaaaaccttttgccacaagtcgagctttataaacggtcacattaccgtcagcgtccgtcttcttcttaaagatccatttgttctgaatagccttgcggccctcaggtagtatctccaaagtccacactttgttctcatacatggatcctatctcggatttcatggcttctagccatttgctggaatctgggcccaccaatgcttcttcataatttgcaggttcattgttgtctaacaacatgattgataagacgggattaccgtaccactctggagcagcgcgtgatctcgtcgacctgcgtggttcaacagaaacttgaactggagtttcatgatcatcatcattaacttcctcctcaaccggcgtcgcaatgacagaggtttccccttgccctgcgccaccatccagagggatgagaggttcgacaacctcgtcaagttctatcttcctcccactcaattctctcgagagaaactccttctcgagaaaagctccgtttttagcaacaaacactttgccctcggatttgagatagaaggtgtacccaactgtctcttttgggtaacctatgaagatgcacttttccgctttg encodes:
- the LOC123407912 gene encoding uncharacterized protein LOC123407912, yielding MLNTTAAMVSGGGGDKGGVLPLSSLNHISIVCTSVKESLDFYMNVLGFTPIRRPGSFDFDGAWLFNYGVGVHLLQSEHRESLPAKKEINPKDNHISFQCESMVAVERRLKELDIPYIQRCVEEGGIYVDQIFFHDPDGFMIEICNCDNLPVVPLVDQTLAMAACKRIPSVKQQQLPMSAAQAPPAPAAVATQCIPAPNPAMQRVGGEEVAHISCA